In Actinomycetes bacterium, the DNA window CGGCATGGCCGGGCAGATGCTGGCCCTGTGGTTCTTGGCGGCGGCCGTTGGCGACACCATCGGCGGTCAGTTGGCCAACCTGCTCTCCGGCTTGGGCTTGGCGTCCTACTTCGGGCTGCTCGGCTCGGTGGCCGTCCTCCTAGGATTACTGATGCTGCTGATCTCCCCCAAGGTGCGCGGCATGATGGTCGGGATCAAATAGCCAGCGCCGACTAGCCCAATCGCTCGAACCAGTCTTGTGCGTAGCCGCCGCGCACGCTTGTCACATGTCCGGCGGTATCGGCCGAGCGCTCAAACACATCGTGGAAATACACCGCAGCTGACACTGCATCTGTGGAGTTCTTATATCGGGCGAGGTCGAAGCCCAGATCGCCATACTGCATCTCATAGATCATGAACTTCGTCTGAGTCTCAGTCGACCACGGGTCAAGCCCCCGTTCTTTGGCAAAGGCAAGCAGACTGTTTGGCCCGGAGTCCCACCGCCCGCCACGCGACCACTGTGCCAACCCCATGCCCGGACCATCAGCTTGCACGGCAGTCGGGTCGATATTCGACTCTTGCTGCAGATTGCCAAGAATGCCGGATGCTGCCGCAGGAGAGAACCCTTCAGCGATCAGTAACTGCCAAACCAGTTCAGCCTGGCTTCCCGACGAAGCCGGCGGGCCAGCCATCACATTACGAGACTCCTGGGTATCCGGCTGAGACTTATTGGCCGACTGCTTCTTTGACTTGGTCGGGTTTCGCTTGCCAGCCTTCTGATTCTTGGCTTTCTGGCTGGATCGCTCGATCTCGGCGGCACGCAGATACAGTTCGCGGTCCCACCCGTCACTGGTCGATACGGCTGTTACGGACACCGATCCAGCTTGCGGGCTACCGCCAGCCGTCGACGAGCCTTGCGTTCCTGCAACATTGGACTCTTGCGCCACGCCTTCATCGGCGCTCGCCGGACTGCCCATCAGGGTGCCCATGGCAACCCCGGCCGCAATCATCGCTCCACCCACAGTCGCCGCAAGCGACTTTTCCAGTGGCGTCATTTGCTGAGCGATTTTCACGTCCATTTGGCTCCCCCAAGGTCATTGGGCAGTTGGGGCACTTTGCCAGCGCCCTACCCTGCAAATGCAGTTATGCCCGGGTAGACGATTGCCAAACACATTTGCCAACTATTTCGCTCAATCGGCGGTAAGTGGCCGCTAGCGAACAAGGTGCTGCCCGGACCCCAGTATCGGCGCTACCCAGCCTGCCCAGCCTGTGCCGACCGAAGAAGTCGGGTCAACTCTCGGCCCCCCACAAAACTTTGCGGGAGAATGCAGCGGTGACACTTCGAGTAGCAGGCCCTGCTGACGCCGACCTCGTCGGCGCACTTACTGCGGCCGCCTATGTCGCGGATGGGTTCGCCGACCCGCAGCGCACCCCGGGATACTTCGCTTCGCTTTCTGACGGTGAGACCCGGATCGCTCAAGCCACGGTGCTCATTGCGGAAGAGGAAGGCATAGCACTCGGGACGGCAACGGCGGCCATCGCGGGCAGCCCGTATGCGCATATTGCGCTGTTGGCCGAGTTGGAAGTCCGCATGATCGCAGTGTCACCGGATCATCGTCGCCGCGGTGTGGGTCGGGCGCTGCTGGCCGGCTGTGAGCAACTGGCGCGAGATCGTGGCCTACCCACTGTGGTGCTGAGTACCGAACCCGCCCAACAGGCGGCTCATCGGCTCTATGAAGCGCTCGGCTACCAGCGGGCCCCCGAGCGTGACTGGCAGATCGAAGATGTGGAGTTGCTGGTCTATCGCAAGGATCTTGCCCGGCACCAGGTCTTCGGTCCCGGTCAGGGCATTCACTGACCGGTAAGTGTTTGCTCTGCGCAGGAATCATCCACAACGTGGCTGCACCGAAATAGAACAACCTCGGGATCCACCGCTGAGGCAGATCCCGAGGTTGAATCTGGTTTGGCTACGCGCTGGGCCTAACCCAACAGCAACAGGCTGAATGCTCCGTCTTCGAGAGCGACACTCTTGACGGTGTACACCACAACCGTGGTGTTTTCAGCGTTGCATCCTTGCGGCACGGCTGCACCAGCAGCGAGGATAGACACTGATGCTCGGCGAGCCTCGGCGCCTTCGGTTGCACTTGTCGACAGCACCGTTGCCTGCGCGGACAGGACAG includes these proteins:
- a CDS encoding MFS transporter: GMAGQMLALWFLAAAVGDTIGGQLANLLSGLGLASYFGLLGSVAVLLGLLMLLISPKVRGMMVGIK
- a CDS encoding GNAT family N-acetyltransferase, with translation MTLRVAGPADADLVGALTAAAYVADGFADPQRTPGYFASLSDGETRIAQATVLIAEEEGIALGTATAAIAGSPYAHIALLAELEVRMIAVSPDHRRRGVGRALLAGCEQLARDRGLPTVVLSTEPAQQAAHRLYEALGYQRAPERDWQIEDVELLVYRKDLARHQVFGPGQGIH